The Myxocyprinus asiaticus isolate MX2 ecotype Aquarium Trade chromosome 26, UBuf_Myxa_2, whole genome shotgun sequence genome has a window encoding:
- the LOC127417376 gene encoding carbohydrate sulfotransferase 1-like, protein MECSWKTLLLLVCTSMGVQYTAIRSLHDSFSGPCQDYAHCQGRQGKEHRLKSLCDDNRVPAETNAARKHILLFAQTRSGSSFTGQLFNQHPGIFYVYEPLYHVQQAFTNSSSHLQRALDGRALLGAYRDLLLNLYNCDINFLESYIRPEPQDHMTGAFFRRSSSHALCTPPVCLEGSEEILGGQPDETWCPKKCQALNLTLASQACQSRNHIAIKTVRIPEVGDLRTLSEDPRLDLRIVHLVRDPRAILASRMTAFAGKFRAWKIWNATGRQPRYVDLTQIMRTCRDIEYSVEIGLQKPTWLRGRYLLVRYEDLALNPEEKAKEIYRFLGVDLHQRVLTWIAHNTNGTAPSSSEWNYKYSTTRDSKATAQSWRVHLNFDIVKTVQSLCNRTLALLGYTIVHSVDELRNITNSLTEPRT, encoded by the exons ATGGAGTGCTCTTGGAAGACTCTATTGCTGCTGGTGTGCACGTCCATGGGGGTGCAGTACACTGCCATCCGCTCCCTCCATGACTCCTTCAGTGGCCCATGCCAAGACTACGCCCACTGCCAAGGACGCCAGGGTAAAG AGCATAGATTGAAATCTCTGTGCGATGACAATCGTGTCCCTGCTGAGACTAATGCAGCTCGGAAACACATCCTTCTATTTGCGCAAACCCGAAGTGGCTCCTCCTTTACCGGACAGCTTTTCAATCAGCACCCGGGCATCTTTTATGTTTACGAGCCACTCTACCATGTCCAGCAGGCCTTCACTAATTCTAGCAGTCACCTGCAAAGGGCTTTGGATGGTAGAGCTCTTTTGGGGGCCTACAGAGATCTCCTTCTCAATCTCTACAACTGTGATATCAACTTCCTGGAGAGTTACATTCGCCCTGAACCACAGGATCACATGACTGGGGCCTTTTTCCGCCGCAGCTCTAGCCATGCCCTCTGCACAcctcctgtatgccttgaaggAAGTGAGGAGATCCTGGGAGGCCAGCCAGATGAAACCTGGTGCCCCAAAAAGTGCCAAGCCTTGAATCTCACTCTGGCCTCTCAGGCTTGCCAATCACGGAACCACATAGCCATCAAGACAGTTCGTATCCCCGAAGTAGGAGATCTACGTACGCTGTCAGAAGACCCCCGTTTAGATTTGAGAATTGTACATTTGGTGAGGGACCCCCGAGCCATTCTTGCATCACGTATGACTGCCTTTGCGGGTAAATTCAGGGCCTGGAAGATCTGGAATGCCACTGGCCGCCAACCACGGTACGTGGATCTGACACAGATAATGAGAACATGCAGAGATATAGAGTATTCTGTGGAGATTGGCCTGCAGAAGCCTACTTGGCTGAGGGGGAGGTATCTTTTGGTGCGCTATGAAGACTTGGCCCTGAATCCGGAGGAAAAAGCCAAGGAGATCTACAGATTCCTAGGGGTGGACTTGCATCAAAGAGTGCTCACATGGATTGCTCATAACACCAATGGTACTGCCCCATCTTCTTCAGAGTGGAACTACAAGTACTCTACCACAAGAGACTCTAAAGCCACAGCTCAAAGCTGGAGGGTGCATCTAAACTTTGATATTGTTAAGACAGTTCAATCTTTATGTAACAGAACTCTTGCCTTGCTAGGCTATACTATCGTCCATTCCGTAGATGAACTGAGAAATATAACAAATAGTTTAACAGAACCTAGGACATAG
- the zgc:153031 gene encoding zgc:153031 → MNIAKEMQKPIRLIAAACRDLGIGKNGQLPWRLPKEFQFFLDTITAVSTPGKKNLIVWGRVSWFSCPEKVFPLANGINVVLSRKLKSVPTNAHYLCQDFGSVIRLASEPPLCHFVETIWLLGGPEIYKEGLDHPWCDLIYLTDIMADFDCDVFFPEFDRNVFTKQKGFPGVPDEIHEENGIKFQFQVFKKEAQD, encoded by the exons ATGAACATCGCGAAGGAGATGCAGAAACCGATCCGGCTCATCGCGGCTGCATGCAGAGATTTGGGCATCGGGAAGAACGGACAGCTTCCCTGGAGACTTCC GAAAGAATTTCAGTTTTTTCTGGACACAATTACAGCTGTGTCAACACCTG GGAAAAAGAACCTGATTGTCTGGGGACGAGTCTCCTGGTTTTCTTGTCCTGAGAAGGTCTTCCCTTTGGCCAATGGCATCAATGTGGTGTTGAGCAGAAAGCTGAA GTCAGTGCCAACAAATGCTCACTATCTGTGTCAGGATTTCGGGTCAGTAATTCGTCTGGCTTCTGAACCTCCTCTATGTCACTTTGTGGAGACCATCTGGCTTTTAGGAGGCCCTGAGATATATAAG GAAGGTCTTGATCATCCGTGGTGTGATCTCATTTATCTCACTGACATCATGGCTGACTTTGACTGCGATGTCTTTTTCCCAGAGTTCGACCGCAATGTTTTCACAAAACAAAAGGG CTTTCCTGGAGTTCCAGATGAAATTCATGAAGAAAATGGTATTAAATTTCAATTTCAAGTCTTCAAGAAGGAGGCTCAGGACTGA
- the mterf2 gene encoding transcription termination factor 2, mitochondrial has product MLRLVRTSLCLYCHRTQVMPHMRPYSSFIQEENTVAVDTLYDLSVDISKVRKLKGWVLRQSPVYVSETATLLRDMGANGQVIARVLELYPEAILCTPEQMEVQKKLWMSVCASQKDLVGIIEKFPASFFTPSSDHDNQTANILYFQTLLLNKRIISKLMATAPQSFSRPVEQNQEMIQALQKTYLDLGGREDNVKVWLQKLLSQNPYVLLKLPEALRNNLMFLRESGFTSNDLLQLLSKLRGFVTELNPESMKVTLSYSQETLGCTEAELRQIVLQCPALLYYSVPILVDRFKGLLSTGVTMEQITATPTVLELTTHIVQHRIQKLRSYGYDIRTGSLEVLNGTKKDFEMSYGKLHLRRERPHFNPVAPLSTED; this is encoded by the coding sequence ATGCTGCGATTAGTCAGGACATCACTGTGCCTCTACTGCCATAGGACTCAAGTTATGCCACACATGAGGCCCTACTCCTCGTTCATTCAGGAAGAGAACACAGTTGCTGTGGACACTCTGTACGACCTGTCAGTAGACATCAGTAAAGTCCGCAAGCTGAAGGGTTGGGTGTTGCGGCAGAGTCCTGTGTATGTGAGCGAGACCGCCACACTGTTGAGGGACATGGGGGCCAATGGCCAGGTCATCGCCCGTGTCTTGGAGCTCTACCCAGAGGCCATCCTCTGTACACCTGAACAAATGGAGGTGCAGAAAAAACTGTGGATGTCAGTCTGCGCCAGCCAGAAGGATCTGGTAGGAATCATCGAAAAATTCCCTGCCTCATTTTTCACACCATCCTCTGATCATGACAACCAGACAGCCAATATTCTGTATTTCCAAACGCTGCTTCTTAACAAACGCATCATTAGTAAGCTCATGGCCACCGCGCCTCAGAGCTTCAGCCGACCGGTGGAGCAAAATCAGGAGATGATTCAAGCGCTCCAGAAGACCTATTTGGACTTGGGTGGCAGAGAGGACAACGTGAAGGTCTGGCTTCAGAAGCTGCTTAGTCAGAATCCGTATGTGCTTCTAAAGCTCCCAGAGGCCCTGCGGAATAACTTGATGTTCCTACGTGAAAGCGGCTTCACCAGCAATGACCTCTTGCAGCTACTGTCCAAATTAAGGGGGTTTGTCACCGAACTCAACCCTGAAAGCATGAAAGTCACCCTCAGCTACTCACAGGAAACCCTGGGATGCACAgaagcagagctcaggcagattGTTCTTCAGTGTCCAGCCTTGTTATACTATTCCGTGCCTATACTAGTTGATCGGTTCAAAGGCCTCCTCTCTACTGGAGTCACTATGGAGCAGATCACCGCGACACCCACAGTGTTGGAACTGACAACCCATATAGTTCAGCATCGCATTCAGAAACTGCGCTCTTATGGTTATGATATACGGACTGGCAGCCTGGAAGTCCTCAATGGCACCAAGAAAGACTTTGAGATGAGCTATGGAAAACTGCATCTTAGGCGAGAGAGGCCGCATTTTAATCCAGTAGCACCACTTAGCACAGAGGATTAA